The Montipora capricornis isolate CH-2021 chromosome 3, ASM3666992v2, whole genome shotgun sequence genome window below encodes:
- the LOC138042957 gene encoding ciliary microtubule associated protein 1A-like has protein sequence MAPRQKEIEIIEVSEESKDEKSVCIGAKCRGPGPAKYLLPGTVGVKGHDIRKKRCPAFSFGQRHKEFSSSFSPGPKYMFAAYATRNGKETAPAFSLYSRTQDKQNFFTPGPGQYSPEKCHPPREKRAPCYTFKTRTKYSFQDPTPSPNSYSLPQMIGPKVVSAQSAPAYSLSARSAIGGFSEDLKKTPGPGTYEVTRPNTNKRRMPAYTMNGRNYMPEDSTLKPGPGQHSPEKVVYNKPTAPKFSFGMRHSDYITVPLWTTT, from the exons ATGGCACCTCGGCAGAAAGAGATAGAGATAATTGAAGTAAGCGAAGAGAGCAAAGATGAAAAAAGTGTATGTATCGGCGCTAAATGTCGAGGACCGGGCCCAGCCAAATACCTTCTTCCAGGAACAGTTGGAGTCAAGGGTCATGACATTAGAAAGAAGAGATGTCCTGCTTTTAGTTTTGGTCAACGCCATAAAGAATTTTCGTCTAGTTTTAGTCCTGGTCCAAAGTACATGTTTGCCGCCTACGCAACTCGCAATGGAAAGGAAACTGCCCCAGCGTTTTCATTGTACAGCCGAACGCAGGATAAACAAAACTTCTTTACGCCCGGCCCAG GTCAATATTCTCCCGAAAAATGCCATCCTCCACGGGAAAAAAGAGCCCCATGCTACACCTTCAAGACTCGAACCAAGTACTCATTTCAAGACCCAACCCCTTCGCCCAACTCTTACTCTCTTCCGCAAATGATTGGACCGAAGGTTGTCAGCGCACAATCCGCACCAGCCTACTCACTGAGCGCTCGGTCAGCAATCGGGGGATTTAGCGAAGATCTAAAGAAG ACACCAGGTCCAGGAACATACGAGGTAACTCGACCCAATACAAACAAAAGACGAATGCCAGCTTACACGATGAATGGACGCAACTACATGCCGGAGGACTCAACACTGAAACCTGGACCAGGACAGCACAGCCCTGAGAAG GTTGTGTACAACAAACCGACTGCACCCAAGTTTAGCTTCGGAATGAGGCACAGCGATTACATTACTGTTCCACTTTGGACAACCACGTAA